A part of Myxococcus landrumus genomic DNA contains:
- a CDS encoding LytR/AlgR family response regulator transcription factor, producing MRVLIVDDERLARAELRRLLAAYPDVEVVGEATHVEQARQQVEALTPDLLLLDIQMPGGTGFDVLEQLDEPPDVIFTTAYDAHAVRAFSVNALDYLLKPIEAERLAESLERVRQRGHAQRASEPSRPTGTPLERVFVRDGERCWLVQLAQVPLISSEGNYSRLHLPGHQPLLLRSLSYLEEKLDPARFFRASRQHLINLDFVETLEPGPGGTLVARLRGGPEVEMSRRQSLRFRERMSL from the coding sequence ATGAGAGTCCTCATCGTCGACGATGAACGTCTGGCCCGCGCGGAGCTGCGCCGCCTGCTCGCCGCATACCCGGACGTCGAGGTGGTGGGCGAGGCCACCCACGTGGAGCAGGCACGACAACAGGTGGAGGCACTGACTCCGGACCTGCTGCTGCTCGACATCCAGATGCCCGGTGGCACGGGCTTCGACGTCCTGGAGCAGTTGGACGAGCCTCCCGATGTCATCTTCACCACCGCGTACGATGCCCATGCAGTGCGCGCCTTCTCCGTCAACGCGCTCGACTACCTGCTCAAGCCCATCGAGGCGGAGCGGCTCGCCGAGTCCCTGGAGCGGGTGCGCCAGCGAGGCCACGCACAGCGCGCCTCCGAGCCCTCCCGCCCCACGGGCACACCCCTGGAGCGAGTCTTCGTGCGGGACGGAGAGCGCTGCTGGTTGGTGCAGCTCGCCCAGGTGCCGCTCATCAGCTCCGAGGGCAACTACTCCCGACTGCACCTGCCAGGACATCAGCCCCTGCTGCTGCGTTCGCTGAGCTACCTGGAAGAGAAGCTGGACCCGGCGCGCTTCTTCCGCGCCAGCCGTCAGCACCTCATCAACCTCGACTTCGTCGAGACGTTGGAGCCGGGCCCAGGAGGCACGCTGGTGGCGCGCCTGCGAGGTGGACCGGAGGTGGAGATGTCTCGGCGCCAGTCCCTGCGTTTCCGCGAGCGGATGAGCCTCTGA